GTATGTTCTTACTCTTTCAGATTTTGGGCCATGGGTATTTTGCAACTGTTTGGCAGGGGAAATACAAAGGATCCGTTGTGGCAGTCAAAGTTTTCCCTGCAAGCCGGAAACATAAGTTTACTGCAGAGAAGGAGGTCTATGAGCTACCACTGATGAATCACGCTGGGATTGTCCCCTTTCTAGGCTCCGGGAGTAAACCGGATGGAGGCGGATGGCTCATTGTCCTGCAATTTGTTGAAAGCGTGAGTGACAACTCATTTTTTCATCAGAGATCAAAAGCTATTTGAGGAAAGAAACAGATTAAAGAATCAGTGCAGGAAAGCTTTGGGATTTAATTATTCGAAGCAAATGAACATTAAACCTCTACTGGTTTCTTAAAATgctaataattcatattttcgTAATGTGAAAGGGGTCGGTCGTATTGATGATTGGAGACTTATTACCGTCAGAATCTTCAGCTCCCCTCAGTAGGCAGATGTTTTAAGTAGAAACGCTCTAAGAAACCCACTGTACACTCTCTTCATTCAACAGCCCGACAGACCCAGTTAGTGACTAGCTTGTTAAAAACAGTGGAGCATTGAGTAGCTAAAGAGCCAATATTTCCCTCAGAAGTCAGTAGAGTCCAAAGGTAATTCAACTTGCAGTCATCAAGTAGATTCAATTGCAgcaccaaataaataaataatgtagcTTTATTTTGTAGGGGAGTTCCGGTTGATATGTGATCGCACTCACAGCCAAATGCTTTAAACTTTGAAATATTCACCATCTTTGACATTAAAAGCTGGTCTCACTTTGATTTCAGGGTTCTCTCCACTCCTATCTGTGTAAACACAGCCCCAACTGGATGTTGACACTGAAGTTGTGCCAGTCTTTATCGCAGGGACTTGCCTATCTGCACTCTGACCTTCACAAACCTGGTATTGGCCagaatattgtgtgtgtgtgtgtctgtgtgtgtaagcaATGTGGAAGGAATGTTAGCTAAAATATCCAACTTCATTCATAATTCCTGCTTTAATTAAATTGTTGTTATCTAACAGAATTCAAATAACGTTAGGGGAGAACTTTTCTGGGgattctttattttcatttttaacataGGACTGCATAGTAACGGCTCACAGGGATCTATAATGATACTCAGGTGTCACGGTTAAAATGGTTGATGAAGTGTGAGGTATTCCACTACACTTAAATATCCAACCAaatcagaattgtattatttttactCACATAGTTATTTTCTCGCAGATGGGCATAAACCTCCTGTGGCCCACAGAGATCTCACCAGCTCCAACGTGCTCGTGACAGCAGATGGTatgtgtgtcctgtgtgatTTTGGATGCTCAACCATCGTGCCTTGTTGTCCGGGAAATCGCAGCTCGCGGAGCCAAACAACAATCATGGAGGTGAGACCAGGGGAGAacccaatatatatatatatatatatatatatatatatatatatattgatatatattgATTCAAATCAAGCTAAGCTTGATTCGAAATACAATCAAATCTTGGTGGTCCCagacaagaaaatgaaaagcgTGCACAGCGACAAAATCTTGAAAATTCATACAAATTAAATACTCACATTACCGTCCATCTGCAGGGCCCTGCTCAGGTGGGCACGCTGCCCTACATGCCCCCTGAGATCCTGGAAGGCACAGTAGACCTAAACAGCAGCTGGTGTCTCATACAGGCGGACATCTATGCTCTCGCACTGCTGCTGTGGGAAATCTTAATGCGCTGCTCTGATTTATTTGAAGGTAAACTCCATTGATAAACAAGAAAATGTCTCAGCAATTGAAAGAGTGAGATTGAATGACAATTATTAATAGTAGGGTCCCGGTGTTTGCCTTCAATCCTGTTTGAAGTTGATATGTGAGTCAACCATCTCTGTGCTGCGCTCCGACAAACTTCACCTGACACACTTCAGATCAATGCGAATGTCTCCATCTGCAGGCGGTGTTGCTCCGCAGCATCTGTTGCCTTACGAGTCTGAGCTGGGAGTCGTGACGCTGGACAGCCTCATACAATTTGTGTGTCACATGGACGAGAGACCCGCCGTTCCAAGACATTGGGAACTGCTGCCACAGGTATTCTTACAAAGGGGCCTcttacatgtatctgttttagtTTTATTCTATTTGCTCAGTAGTAATGAAGAAAACGTAGTGGATACCCCATGAGAAATGTTTATGATATTGAATTGAGTTTGTCTGGGTATCGACTCAATTGTCACATGAAAACTTTCAGGGACCTGTGCTGCAAGAGCTCCTGACAGATTGTTGGGACTGTGAAGCGGATGCTCGACTGAGTGCTGCATGTGTCATGGAAAGATTAGCAGCTCTTCAGACTTTGTgacttttttcttccttttttggggagggggttgCATTGTGTTCTTTGTGTCACCGCTTTTCAGTATATATCAATTTTAAAGCAGCCCCTTATTAAAGAGTGTCTTGTTCCTTTCATTATTCATATTCTAGGCTTGGACATAATGGGAATTATTGTTTCTTTAAAAGGacaaataaaaagttatttgtGTACTCTGAGCAATAGGATTTTTTTCCCTACTATTATGTAACTATGATacatgattgtgttttttttatttagataaTAGTTTTTACATATTAGACTTTTTGACATTTCATAGTAGAAAAATCTTGGTGTGGTAAGGTAAATGATCATTAAGACACTAGTATCAATATGTCTTCTTGTTTGGGGGACTGAAAACGTTTTTGACATGACAAAGTATCAAGCACAATAATGGCATACTTGAATTAAACAGAACTGTTGGTCTTATTAGAAGCACATGCTTACATTGAAGTTTTTgtctgttgtaaaaaaaaaacaggccctTGCCTCAAACTCTGAAGCTTGTATTTAAATCAAACATAGCCGTAAAGAATattgttaattttttttattctagttGTCTCGTGTTACAGGAATTTGTTCAGGGGATTGGTGCTGTAACAATAAACCTatcctgattctgattctgcATTATCTTTATTAACAAAAAATTTTGCCAAATCTGTCCAAATATCAGCTCTCAAACGGGATGTTGAGAGTACAATGTTGCACATTAATTGCTTTGGGTGCACCAAAGGGGGAAATTTGTTAACATTACCCTCATAATAG
The Gasterosteus aculeatus chromosome 17, fGasAcu3.hap1.1, whole genome shotgun sequence DNA segment above includes these coding regions:
- the LOC120835457 gene encoding anti-Muellerian hormone type-2 receptor-like, coding for MILQRWWLIGAVACIFTCSSDQSLLQKRQCAFQVGPRNQQYKTTGNVSGSVQLCENTQCCVAYYVIINDQPKLDVLACDLVEKSCPDAICRGQTRFDGRLLWCTCKTDFCNSNITLIPELEAPQPPYFNIKDQIMKAGALIVPLLFLCILLVIAVKCRHLFKKRVPRDCSSQATETSEIDIADIELQQILGHGYFATVWQGKYKGSVVAVKVFPASRKHKFTAEKEVYELPLMNHAGIVPFLGSGSKPDGGGWLIVLQFVESGSLHSYLCKHSPNWMLTLKLCQSLSQGLAYLHSDLHKPDGHKPPVAHRDLTSSNVLVTADGMCVLCDFGCSTIVPCCPGNRSSRSQTTIMEGPAQVGTLPYMPPEILEGTVDLNSSWCLIQADIYALALLLWEILMRCSDLFEGGVAPQHLLPYESELGVVTLDSLIQFVCHMDERPAVPRHWELLPQGPVLQELLTDCWDCEADARLSAACVMERLAALQTL